A section of the Paenibacillus aurantius genome encodes:
- a CDS encoding L-threonylcarbamoyladenylate synthase produces the protein MTQVWRAEPAGAGHQEAVEAAARLLKEGGRVAFPTETVYGLGADARSTEAVEGIFAAKGRPSDNPLIVHIADRAQLGEIVAGVDELSARLMDAFWPGPLTLVLPVKPGALSPRVTAGLATVGVRMPDHPLALALIRVAGCPVAAPSANRSGRPSPTRAEHVLDDLNGVIEGVLDGGPTGVGVESTVVEAAGGAVHVLRPGGVSAEALERFAPVAGAGPDGEPGAPGGEDALHAPKAPGMKYAHYAPRGRLAVVQGPSPEAVSSWIRQELARAKAAGERTGVLACAEHAARYDADAVIACGRLGDPGSAARGLYDALRGFDEAGVTFILAEAVEESGIGAAVMNRLRKAAGGRVIRL, from the coding sequence ATGACACAGGTATGGAGGGCGGAGCCCGCTGGAGCCGGCCATCAGGAGGCCGTGGAAGCGGCGGCACGTTTGCTGAAAGAAGGGGGGCGGGTCGCCTTTCCGACGGAAACGGTGTACGGCCTCGGGGCGGACGCCCGCAGCACGGAAGCGGTAGAGGGGATTTTTGCCGCGAAGGGACGCCCTTCCGACAATCCCCTCATCGTGCATATCGCCGACCGCGCCCAGCTCGGCGAGATCGTCGCCGGCGTGGACGAGCTGTCGGCCCGCCTCATGGACGCCTTCTGGCCCGGCCCCCTGACGCTCGTGCTCCCGGTCAAGCCGGGCGCCCTCTCGCCCCGCGTCACCGCGGGGCTTGCGACTGTCGGCGTCCGCATGCCCGATCACCCGCTCGCGCTGGCGCTGATCCGCGTGGCGGGCTGCCCGGTCGCCGCGCCGAGCGCGAACCGCTCCGGCCGCCCGAGCCCGACGCGAGCCGAGCACGTGCTCGATGACCTGAACGGGGTCATCGAAGGCGTGCTCGACGGCGGCCCGACGGGCGTCGGCGTCGAGTCGACGGTCGTCGAAGCCGCCGGCGGCGCCGTGCACGTGCTGCGCCCGGGCGGCGTAAGCGCCGAAGCACTCGAGCGGTTCGCGCCCGTCGCCGGCGCGGGCCCGGACGGCGAGCCTGGCGCTCCGGGCGGCGAGGACGCGCTTCATGCCCCGAAGGCACCGGGCATGAAGTACGCGCACTACGCCCCGCGCGGGCGCCTTGCCGTCGTGCAGGGCCCGTCGCCCGAGGCGGTGAGTTCCTGGATCCGCCAGGAACTCGCGCGGGCGAAGGCCGCCGGCGAACGCACGGGCGTGCTCGCCTGCGCCGAGCATGCGGCGCGCTACGACGCCGACGCCGTCATCGCCTGCGGCCGGCTCGGCGATCCCGGCTCCGCAGCCCGCGGGCTCTACGACGCCCTGCGCGGCTTTGACGAGGCCGGGGTGACCTTCATCCTCGCCGAGGCCGTCGAAGAGAGCGGCATCGGCGCCGCGGTGATGAACCGGCTGCGCAAGGCGGCCGGAGGCCGGGTCATCCGGCTTTAA
- the spoIIR gene encoding stage II sporulation protein R, which yields MVRRTEYAKFIYIAFALIVLMMNWESNKTNAAVAASGIPQESIRVRILGNSDNLQDQAVKKIVRDRVVEEINGWVTEPHNLEMAREDIRAHLGELDEIVGQVLQEKGFGYGHKVELDTVPFPEKMYGGQLYPAGSYEALRITLGSGQGKNWWCVLFPPLCFGDAVKKENKAEAAPAAAKPAVTKTSMTSGQGQESKDKAVTLSKSQTAKTGEGSGKAEVRNAETPSGGSQAEESTETSKVEARSFFWDLLKSFFGWIKGLFA from the coding sequence ATGGTCAGAAGAACGGAATATGCCAAATTCATTTATATCGCTTTTGCCCTTATTGTTCTTATGATGAATTGGGAGTCGAACAAAACCAATGCGGCCGTAGCCGCTTCCGGGATTCCGCAGGAATCCATCCGGGTGCGCATTCTGGGCAACTCGGACAATCTGCAGGACCAGGCCGTCAAGAAAATCGTGCGAGACCGCGTGGTGGAGGAAATCAACGGATGGGTGACGGAGCCCCACAACCTGGAGATGGCGCGGGAGGACATTCGGGCCCATCTGGGCGAGCTGGATGAGATCGTCGGCCAGGTGCTGCAAGAGAAAGGGTTTGGCTACGGACACAAGGTTGAACTGGACACGGTGCCATTCCCGGAAAAAATGTACGGGGGCCAGCTTTATCCCGCGGGCAGCTACGAGGCGCTGCGGATCACGCTCGGTTCCGGCCAGGGCAAGAACTGGTGGTGCGTGCTATTCCCTCCTCTCTGCTTCGGGGATGCCGTCAAAAAAGAAAACAAAGCCGAGGCCGCCCCGGCGGCAGCCAAGCCGGCCGTTACGAAGACGTCGATGACTTCCGGCCAGGGCCAGGAAAGCAAGGACAAGGCGGTAACGCTCTCGAAGAGCCAAACGGCGAAGACGGGAGAAGGAAGCGGGAAGGCGGAGGTCCGGAACGCAGAGACGCCAAGCGGCGGCAGCCAAGCCGAAGAAAGCACGGAAACGTCGAAGGTGGAGGCGCGATCGTTCTTCTGGGATCTGCTCAAGAGCTTCTTCGGATGGATAAAAGGGCTGTTCGCCTAA
- a CDS encoding serine hydroxymethyltransferase produces the protein MEHLRKQDPEVLAAMSKELNRQRDNIELIASENFVSEAVLDALGTVLTNKYAEGYPGKRFYGGCEHVDVVEDIARNRVKEIFGAEHANVQPHSGAQANLAVYLATVKPGDTILGMNLAHGGHLTHGNPANASGLLYNFVAYGVDPNTFRIDYDEVRKAAFKHRPKLIVAGASAYPRTIDFEAFASIANDVGALFMVDMAHIAGLVAAGLHPNPVPHAHFVTSTTHKTLRGPRGGLILCKQPWAREIDKAVFPGTQGGPLMHVIAAKAVSFGEALQPDFKTYQENVVKNAATLAESLAAEGLNIVSGGTDNHLILVDLRSINMTGKAAQHLLDEVGVTANKNAIPFDPTSPFVTSGIRLGTPAATSRGMDQEAMKKIAEIIAMTLKNPDDSSVHEKARGMVRDLTAQFPLYANMKYEA, from the coding sequence ATGGAACATTTACGCAAGCAGGATCCGGAAGTGTTGGCGGCCATGAGCAAGGAGCTCAACCGCCAGCGCGACAACATTGAACTGATCGCCTCGGAGAACTTCGTCAGCGAGGCCGTGCTGGATGCCCTGGGCACCGTGCTGACGAACAAGTACGCCGAAGGCTATCCCGGCAAGCGCTTCTACGGCGGCTGCGAGCACGTCGACGTGGTGGAGGACATTGCCCGCAACCGCGTGAAGGAAATTTTCGGAGCCGAGCACGCGAACGTTCAGCCCCATTCGGGCGCTCAAGCGAACCTGGCCGTTTATCTCGCCACCGTCAAGCCGGGAGACACCATCCTCGGCATGAACTTGGCCCATGGCGGCCATCTAACGCACGGTAACCCGGCGAACGCGTCCGGCCTGCTCTATAACTTCGTGGCGTATGGCGTTGATCCGAACACGTTCCGCATCGACTACGACGAAGTCCGCAAGGCGGCCTTCAAGCATCGTCCGAAGCTGATCGTGGCCGGAGCGAGCGCTTATCCGCGCACCATCGATTTCGAAGCCTTCGCTTCGATCGCGAACGATGTGGGCGCCCTGTTCATGGTAGATATGGCGCACATCGCAGGTCTGGTAGCGGCAGGTCTTCATCCGAACCCGGTTCCGCACGCTCATTTCGTGACCTCGACCACACACAAAACGCTTCGCGGTCCCCGCGGCGGCTTGATTCTCTGCAAGCAGCCTTGGGCACGGGAAATCGACAAGGCCGTGTTCCCGGGAACCCAGGGCGGACCGCTGATGCACGTTATCGCGGCGAAAGCCGTTTCCTTCGGCGAAGCCCTGCAGCCTGATTTCAAGACGTATCAGGAGAATGTCGTGAAGAACGCCGCTACGCTGGCCGAATCCTTGGCCGCTGAAGGCTTGAACATCGTATCGGGCGGAACCGACAACCACCTGATTCTGGTTGATCTGCGCAGCATCAACATGACAGGTAAAGCCGCCCAGCATCTTCTCGACGAAGTGGGCGTAACGGCCAACAAGAACGCCATTCCGTTCGACCCGACGAGCCCATTCGTCACAAGCGGCATCCGGCTCGGAACACCGGCGGCTACTTCCCGCGGCATGGATCAGGAAGCGATGAAGAAGATCGCCGAGATTATCGCCATGACGCTGAAGAATCCGGACGACAGCTCGGTGCACGAGAAAGCCCGCGGCATGGTCCGCGATCTGACCGCGCAGTTCCCTCTCTACGCCAACATGAAATACGAAGCTTAA
- the upp gene encoding uracil phosphoribosyltransferase gives MGKVFICDHPLIQHKLTYIRDENTTTKDFRELVDEVATLMAYEITREIPLETIQVKTPVTTTDGKIISGRMLGLIPILRAGLGMVDGILKLLPAAKVGHVGLYRDPETLQPVEYYVKLPTDVLERELIVIDPMLATGGSAIAAIDVLKKRQCTQIKLMCLIAAPEGIKAMQEAHPDIDIYVAAIDDHLDDHGYIVPGLGDAGDRLFGTK, from the coding sequence ATGGGTAAAGTATTTATTTGCGACCATCCGCTGATTCAGCATAAGCTCACCTACATACGGGATGAGAATACCACGACCAAGGACTTCCGCGAACTGGTCGATGAAGTCGCCACGCTGATGGCTTATGAAATTACGAGGGAAATTCCGCTCGAGACGATCCAAGTCAAGACACCGGTCACAACGACCGACGGTAAAATCATTTCCGGCCGCATGCTCGGCCTCATTCCGATTCTTCGGGCGGGCCTCGGCATGGTGGACGGCATCCTCAAGCTGCTTCCGGCCGCCAAGGTCGGCCATGTGGGTTTGTACCGCGACCCCGAAACCTTGCAGCCGGTGGAATATTACGTCAAGCTTCCGACCGACGTGCTCGAGCGCGAGCTGATCGTGATTGACCCGATGCTCGCCACCGGGGGCTCGGCGATCGCCGCCATCGACGTGCTCAAGAAGCGGCAGTGCACCCAGATCAAGCTGATGTGCCTGATTGCCGCTCCGGAAGGCATCAAGGCGATGCAGGAAGCGCATCCGGATATCGATATTTACGTAGCCGCCATAGACGATCACCTAGATGACCACGGCTACATTGTTCCCGGCTTGGGAGACGCGGGGGACCGCCTGTTCGGAACGAAGTAG
- a CDS encoding manganese efflux pump MntP: MEAAPVWGELITLLLMAVALGMDAFSLGIGIGLKGIRLLDICKISFTIGLFHIVMPLTGMFMGHYAGELLGGVATAAGGGLLVVLGAHMVYSAMRGDAVQSIDHRTFWGLMLFSLTVSIDSFSVGVSLGMFASDLLLTVLLFGLLGGFMSVLGLLLGRRVGQWVGDYGEAFGGLILLAFGLKFLM, encoded by the coding sequence ATGGAAGCGGCACCGGTGTGGGGCGAATTGATCACTCTTTTGCTGATGGCGGTGGCTCTGGGGATGGATGCGTTCTCCCTCGGAATCGGGATCGGCTTGAAAGGAATTCGCCTACTCGACATTTGCAAAATCAGTTTCACCATCGGCCTTTTCCATATTGTCATGCCTTTGACCGGCATGTTTATGGGGCATTATGCGGGCGAGCTGCTCGGCGGAGTCGCGACGGCGGCCGGAGGGGGCCTGCTGGTGGTGCTCGGTGCTCATATGGTGTACAGCGCTATGCGGGGAGACGCCGTTCAATCCATCGACCACCGGACGTTCTGGGGGTTGATGCTGTTCTCCTTAACGGTCAGCATTGATTCTTTCTCGGTGGGCGTATCGCTCGGTATGTTCGCGTCGGACCTGCTGCTGACGGTTCTTCTTTTCGGGCTGCTGGGAGGGTTTATGTCGGTGCTCGGCCTGCTGCTCGGGCGCCGGGTGGGCCAGTGGGTGGGAGATTACGGGGAAGCCTTCGGCGGCTTGATTCTTCTTGCTTTCGGCCTGAAGTTTCTGATGTAG
- the atpF gene encoding F0F1 ATP synthase subunit B, whose product MHIVWSSFFIQLVAFLILFWLLKKYAFGPLFSIMEKRKELVQEQIQTAESNRKQTEQLLAEQKQAIETARKEAYDILEQARQTSGRQADELIQNAKAEAGRLKEEALKDIENEKNKAVAALRSQVSAMSVLIASKIIEKQVDQKSQEQLIDQYLQEVGGKQ is encoded by the coding sequence GTGCATATAGTATGGTCTTCGTTTTTTATCCAGCTCGTGGCATTCCTGATCCTCTTCTGGCTCCTCAAAAAGTATGCGTTCGGTCCTTTGTTCAGCATCATGGAGAAGCGCAAAGAGCTCGTTCAGGAACAGATCCAAACCGCCGAATCGAACCGCAAGCAGACGGAACAGCTTCTCGCTGAACAGAAGCAGGCGATCGAAACGGCCCGCAAGGAAGCTTATGATATTCTGGAGCAGGCCAGACAGACGAGCGGACGCCAGGCGGATGAGCTCATTCAGAACGCCAAAGCGGAAGCCGGCCGTCTTAAGGAAGAGGCTCTTAAAGATATCGAGAACGAGAAGAACAAAGCGGTTGCGGCTCTGCGCAGTCAAGTCAGCGCTATGTCCGTGTTGATCGCTTCGAAAATTATCGAGAAGCAAGTCGATCAGAAGTCCCAGGAGCAGTTGATTGACCAATACCTGCAAGAGGTAGGAGGCAAGCAATGA
- the atpE gene encoding F0F1 ATP synthase subunit C yields the protein MGALALVAAAIVFGLGALGAGIGNGLIVGRTVEGISRQPELRGTLQTTMFIGVALVEALPVITLVLAFIFYGQA from the coding sequence ATGGGAGCTTTAGCATTAGTAGCAGCAGCAATCGTGTTTGGTCTGGGTGCCTTGGGCGCCGGTATCGGTAACGGTTTGATCGTAGGACGTACGGTAGAGGGAATTTCCCGTCAGCCTGAGCTTCGCGGAACGCTTCAAACGACGATGTTTATCGGGGTTGCGCTGGTCGAGGCCCTGCCGGTTATCACCCTCGTATTGGCTTTCATTTTCTACGGCCAAGCTTAA
- the atpB gene encoding F0F1 ATP synthase subunit A, with product MEHIAPIIHLGGIEFDLSVILMILVTSAIVLILGLMAVRNASVTNPTKMQNFLEWVIEFVVNIIGSTMDFKKGKLYLSLGLALIMYIFVGNMLGLPAAIITEHEKPASAFGQEFVTQEQLDEAHHKAEAKGTESHGVEVSWYKSPTADVAVTGALTVLVIGLTHFEGLRRNRKYYLKHYVDPYIPFLPLNLIKEVAKPLSLALRLYGNIYAGEVMIAVIKGLSWFGIPALIVWQGFSVFVGAIQAFVFVMLTMVYMSQAIIHEEHSH from the coding sequence ATGGAACACATTGCACCGATTATTCACCTGGGCGGCATCGAATTCGATCTGTCCGTCATTCTGATGATTCTGGTTACCAGCGCGATTGTGCTTATCCTTGGTTTGATGGCCGTCCGCAACGCTTCGGTCACCAATCCGACCAAGATGCAGAACTTCCTGGAATGGGTTATCGAATTTGTCGTTAACATCATCGGATCCACGATGGATTTCAAAAAAGGCAAACTCTATCTTAGCTTGGGCCTGGCTCTCATTATGTATATTTTCGTAGGAAATATGCTGGGGCTGCCGGCAGCGATCATTACCGAGCATGAGAAGCCGGCCAGCGCATTCGGTCAGGAATTCGTCACGCAGGAGCAGCTGGATGAGGCTCACCATAAAGCGGAAGCCAAAGGAACCGAGTCCCATGGGGTTGAGGTCTCCTGGTACAAATCCCCGACAGCCGACGTTGCCGTTACGGGAGCTCTAACCGTGCTGGTTATCGGGCTGACCCACTTTGAAGGCTTGAGAAGAAACCGGAAGTACTACTTGAAGCACTATGTCGACCCGTACATTCCTTTCCTGCCGCTTAACCTGATCAAGGAAGTCGCCAAGCCGCTGTCTCTCGCTCTTCGTCTATACGGGAATATCTATGCCGGCGAGGTGATGATTGCGGTCATCAAAGGCTTGAGCTGGTTCGGAATCCCGGCTCTGATCGTCTGGCAGGGCTTTAGTGTGTTCGTTGGCGCGATTCAAGCCTTCGTATTCGTTATGCTGACGATGGTGTATATGTCTCAAGCGATCATACATGAAGAGCACAGCCACTAG
- a CDS encoding ATP synthase subunit I, giving the protein MTDLLVHLKRVTRISFFFLSVCFLCWAVFPRYQPIFGGLVIGVLASVINMYHLGWKVHKVGGAAAERTGRRVTLGYPTRAAFALLAVLVSTRTLHFDLFATIVGLIFSQLATLVLGYLSTARSKDSDSSDERGEKE; this is encoded by the coding sequence ATGACTGACTTGCTGGTTCATCTTAAACGAGTGACCCGAATATCCTTCTTTTTTTTGTCCGTTTGCTTTCTTTGCTGGGCGGTCTTCCCTCGGTATCAGCCGATTTTTGGGGGGCTGGTTATCGGCGTGCTTGCAAGCGTGATCAATATGTATCACTTGGGCTGGAAGGTACATAAGGTTGGGGGAGCTGCAGCCGAACGGACCGGCCGAAGAGTCACTCTCGGGTATCCGACCAGAGCCGCCTTTGCGCTGCTGGCCGTACTGGTTTCCACCCGGACGCTTCATTTCGATTTATTCGCCACTATTGTTGGATTAATTTTTTCGCAGTTGGCAACACTCGTACTGGGTTATCTTTCTACGGCAAGATCCAAAGATTCAGACTCTTCCGATGAAAGGGGTGAAAAAGAATAA
- a CDS encoding AtpZ/AtpI family protein, translated as MKDRKSDENPWRGAAIVSAMGADLAVCVGAGYWIGSKLDDRFGGGQLWTLVGLMAGLVIGGVGVFFLIRLFAEDNHD; from the coding sequence ATGAAAGATCGCAAATCCGATGAGAACCCTTGGCGGGGGGCGGCTATCGTCAGCGCCATGGGGGCGGACCTGGCCGTTTGTGTCGGAGCGGGCTACTGGATCGGTTCCAAGCTCGATGACCGGTTCGGAGGCGGACAGCTTTGGACGCTGGTCGGGCTTATGGCAGGATTGGTCATCGGCGGTGTCGGTGTATTCTTCCTGATCCGACTCTTTGCGGAGGACAACCATGACTGA
- the wecB gene encoding non-hydrolyzing UDP-N-acetylglucosamine 2-epimerase — protein sequence MSRIKVMTVFGTRPEAIKMAPLILELEKHPDKIESVVCLTAQHRQMLDQVLEVFRIKADYDLDVMKDRQTLQELTVRVLQGLEPVFTEAKPDIVLVHGDTLTTFLASYAAFLQQIKVGHVEAGLRTWNKLSPYPEEMNRQLTGVLADLHFAPTDWSAGNLLKENKNPETIYITGNTATDVFQYTVKQDYQHPVLEWAEGKRLIFMTAHRRESQGEPHRQIFRAVRRLADEFEDIAIVYPVHLSPAVREPAYEILGDHPRIKLIDPVDVMDVHNFFPHTHLILTDSGGIQEEAPSFGIPVLVLRDTTERPEGIEAGTLELAGSDEDHVFNRARALLTDEELYRRMSQAANPYGDGHASERIVQAILHHFDKNEEPPKPFSANKL from the coding sequence ATGAGTCGTATCAAAGTAATGACTGTTTTCGGCACGAGACCCGAAGCGATCAAGATGGCTCCGCTTATTTTGGAATTGGAAAAGCATCCCGATAAGATCGAATCGGTCGTCTGTCTGACGGCGCAGCACCGTCAAATGCTGGACCAGGTGCTGGAGGTATTCCGCATCAAGGCCGATTATGACCTGGATGTCATGAAGGACCGCCAGACCTTGCAGGAATTGACCGTTCGCGTGCTTCAGGGACTGGAGCCCGTTTTTACGGAAGCGAAGCCCGATATCGTCCTGGTCCACGGGGATACGCTGACGACGTTCCTCGCGAGCTACGCCGCCTTCCTCCAGCAGATCAAGGTCGGCCATGTGGAAGCGGGCCTGCGCACGTGGAACAAGCTGTCCCCGTATCCGGAGGAAATGAACCGCCAGCTGACCGGCGTCCTGGCCGACCTGCATTTTGCCCCTACGGACTGGTCGGCCGGCAACCTGCTGAAGGAGAACAAGAATCCGGAGACGATCTACATAACCGGAAACACCGCTACGGACGTGTTCCAGTACACGGTTAAGCAGGATTATCAGCATCCGGTGCTCGAATGGGCGGAAGGCAAGCGTCTCATCTTCATGACCGCTCACCGGAGAGAGTCCCAAGGGGAGCCGCACCGGCAAATCTTCCGGGCCGTCAGAAGGCTCGCCGATGAGTTCGAGGATATCGCCATCGTCTATCCGGTTCATCTGAGCCCGGCCGTCCGCGAGCCGGCCTACGAAATTCTCGGCGATCATCCGCGCATCAAGCTCATTGATCCGGTCGATGTTATGGACGTGCACAACTTTTTCCCGCATACCCACCTGATTCTGACCGACTCCGGCGGCATTCAAGAAGAAGCCCCGTCCTTCGGCATTCCGGTGTTGGTGCTGCGCGACACGACCGAGCGTCCCGAGGGCATCGAAGCCGGAACGCTTGAGCTTGCGGGCTCCGACGAGGATCATGTGTTCAACCGGGCAAGGGCTCTCCTGACGGATGAAGAGCTGTACCGGCGGATGAGTCAGGCGGCCAACCCGTACGGCGACGGCCACGCATCGGAGCGGATCGTCCAAGCCATTCTTCACCATTTTGACAAAAACGAGGAGCCTCCGAAACCGTTCTCCGCGAATAAGCTGTAA
- a CDS encoding low molecular weight protein arginine phosphatase, whose protein sequence is MINHVLFVCTGNTCRSPLAEGIFRLLAERKGIRVTVSSAGVSAVDGCSISGHSRRILQDKGLNEALSSKSLSPELIRRADLILTMTVSHKRLLLQRFPEAVDKTYTLKEYTAHAAADSGEAGEKERLIVDLQIKQALGQPITAEDRRRLAELEGTGADLDIRDPFGGSLEEYQACALEIEESVEKLLDKL, encoded by the coding sequence ATGATCAACCATGTGCTGTTCGTTTGTACGGGAAATACGTGCCGAAGTCCTTTGGCGGAAGGGATTTTCCGGCTGCTTGCGGAGCGCAAGGGAATCCGCGTGACCGTGTCCTCCGCCGGAGTATCCGCAGTGGACGGCTGCTCGATTTCGGGGCATTCGCGCCGGATTCTACAGGACAAGGGGCTGAACGAAGCCCTGTCCTCCAAGTCGCTCTCCCCGGAGCTGATCCGCCGGGCGGACCTCATCCTGACCATGACCGTCAGCCACAAAAGGCTTCTCCTCCAACGCTTCCCGGAGGCCGTGGACAAAACGTACACCTTAAAAGAATATACAGCCCACGCTGCCGCGGATTCCGGTGAGGCCGGCGAGAAGGAACGGCTCATTGTGGACCTGCAGATCAAGCAGGCGCTTGGTCAGCCCATTACGGCTGAGGACCGGCGCAGGCTGGCCGAGCTGGAAGGTACAGGGGCGGACCTCGACATCCGCGATCCTTTCGGAGGCTCCTTGGAGGAATACCAGGCCTGCGCGCTGGAGATTGAGGAGAGCGTGGAGAAGCTCCTCGACAAGCTGTAA
- a CDS encoding F0F1 ATP synthase subunit delta encodes MSQDTIVAKRYAKALFEVARGRNQIAQVEEELAAVVSSIRENADFRRLLEHPNLDASVKTNLLTGIYEGKVSEAVFNTLRLLVDRGRESLLPYLLNDYVKIANEELGQAKAIVTTPLPLTAEETEHIAAQFGQLTGKTIRVENVIDSSLLGGLQVRIGDRLYDGSLSGKLNRLQKTLAGSQAL; translated from the coding sequence ATGAGCCAGGACACGATCGTAGCGAAGCGGTATGCCAAGGCGCTTTTCGAAGTGGCCAGAGGCCGGAACCAAATCGCCCAGGTCGAGGAAGAGCTGGCGGCTGTCGTTTCTTCTATTCGAGAGAACGCCGACTTCCGCCGTCTGCTGGAACATCCTAACCTGGACGCTTCCGTCAAAACCAATCTCTTAACCGGGATATACGAAGGTAAGGTCTCGGAGGCCGTATTCAATACGCTGCGTCTCCTGGTAGACAGAGGGCGCGAGTCCCTGCTTCCTTACCTGTTGAACGACTATGTCAAAATCGCGAATGAAGAGCTGGGCCAGGCGAAGGCGATCGTCACGACTCCCCTGCCGCTTACGGCAGAGGAAACCGAGCACATCGCGGCTCAATTCGGCCAGCTGACCGGCAAAACCATCCGCGTCGAGAACGTGATAGATTCCAGCCTGCTCGGTGGGCTGCAGGTTCGCATCGGCGATCGTCTGTATGACGGCAGCTTGTCCGGTAAGCTGAACAGGCTGCAGAAGACTTTGGCAGGATCACAAGCACTGTAG
- a CDS encoding TIGR01440 family protein, with protein MKENEANRAGQPEWDPEADLSQRVETALTELVQAGKVEEGQIVVIGTSTSEVIGRHIGTAGSEEAAAAIFEGVQRVRGRIGFFPAFQCCEHLNRALVVEKELLSRYPLLEPVSVIPVPRAGGSMAAYAFRKLKQPVVVETIRAHAGIDIGGTLIGMHLIPVAVPLRSSVRMIGEAPVSMAYTRPKLIGGARAVYVVETVTDAGTCD; from the coding sequence GTGAAGGAGAACGAAGCGAACCGGGCGGGACAGCCGGAGTGGGACCCGGAGGCGGATCTGTCGCAGCGTGTGGAAACCGCGCTGACGGAGCTGGTCCAGGCCGGAAAGGTCGAAGAGGGCCAGATTGTCGTCATCGGGACGAGCACAAGCGAAGTGATCGGGCGGCATATCGGGACGGCCGGGAGCGAGGAGGCGGCAGCCGCCATCTTCGAAGGCGTGCAAAGGGTCCGCGGGCGAATCGGCTTCTTCCCCGCTTTCCAGTGCTGCGAGCATTTGAACCGCGCGCTTGTGGTGGAAAAGGAGCTGCTCTCGAGGTACCCTCTGCTCGAACCGGTATCGGTGATTCCGGTTCCGCGGGCAGGCGGGTCGATGGCGGCATACGCCTTCCGCAAGCTGAAGCAGCCGGTAGTGGTGGAGACGATCCGGGCTCACGCCGGAATCGATATCGGAGGAACGCTGATCGGGATGCACCTGATCCCGGTAGCCGTGCCGCTCCGCTCCTCCGTGCGGATGATCGGGGAGGCCCCCGTCTCCATGGCCTACACGAGGCCGAAGCTGATTGGCGGCGCCCGTGCCGTCTATGTGGTCGAGACGGTGACGGATGCCGGAACGTGTGACTGA
- the rpiB gene encoding ribose 5-phosphate isomerase B, whose translation MKIVIGADHAGYRLKEEIKTFVAGLGHEVTDMGTQNEESVDYPDFASAVCEKVASGEADKGILLCGTGIGMSIAANKIPGIRCALVHDLFSAKATREHNDTNVLAMGERVVGPGIAQEITRLWLETEFSEGPRHQNRVGKVRSLEEKYSLHP comes from the coding sequence ATGAAAATTGTAATCGGAGCCGATCACGCAGGATACCGTTTGAAGGAAGAAATCAAGACGTTCGTCGCCGGTCTGGGCCATGAGGTGACCGACATGGGCACCCAGAACGAGGAGTCCGTGGACTACCCGGATTTCGCGTCCGCCGTTTGCGAGAAGGTGGCTTCGGGAGAAGCCGATAAAGGCATTCTCCTCTGTGGAACCGGCATCGGCATGTCGATTGCGGCGAACAAAATCCCCGGCATCCGCTGTGCGCTTGTGCACGATCTGTTCAGCGCGAAGGCGACCCGCGAGCACAATGACACCAATGTGCTGGCCATGGGCGAGCGCGTAGTGGGGCCGGGCATCGCGCAGGAGATTACCCGCCTCTGGCTGGAGACGGAATTCTCCGAAGGGCCCCGTCACCAGAACCGCGTCGGAAAGGTTCGCTCGCTGGAAGAGAAGTACTCCCTTCATCCATAA